A single region of the Terriglobales bacterium genome encodes:
- a CDS encoding carboxypeptidase regulatory-like domain-containing protein, with protein sequence MRLPHCCVFVTCACALLLLCGSIPIAAQVTGGTILGTITDTSGAVVPKATVTVKNQATGLTRIVSTNQDGLYRAPNLIPGKYQVNVSATGFATDVRNEVTVDVGQELQIDLQLRVGHATETVEVTGEQSGVTTTTATISAVVSGTEMRELPLNGRDWASLATLEPGVAPVRTQMALASGANDRTIRGIGSQLTVGGTRPQQNNYRLDGISINDSSNGAPGSVLGANLGVDAIQEFSVITNNPSAEYGRSSGGIVNAITRSGSNALHGSAFEFFRNSALDARNYFDGPRVPPFKRNQFGGSLGGPILKDRTFFFGSYEGLRQSLSITQVDSVPSPNARNGQLTGGNVVVDPNVKPYLALYPLPNGAINGNFGTFTLVTAQVANEDFATGRVDHKLSSKDSLAGTYMFDTSTNSSPDPFDAVVMAAESRRQLVSLEETHTFSANFVNALRFGFSRVLSDGPKTLSAINAAAKDPSLGFLPGANVGKIQVPGLTQYPGGFGATGEYDFHFNSFQVYDDAFVTKGAHSLKFGVVIEHILANQEGRANPAGFFQFGSLANFLTNKPTSFTAAIPGLISPRDLRQTIFGTYAADDIHFRQNLTFNLGLRYEMATVPTEVGGKLSNLRNLTDAAPHLGSPYFSNPTLLNFEPRVGFSWDPFSTGKTAIRGALGMYDVLPLTYMFETLTILPAPFFAQGRVTGLAQGSFPTGAFPRLGATTFRYAHVDPDPSRAYVFQWNFNIQRELAPNLTALVGYIGSRGVHLPYRSEDVNMVLPTLTPQGYVWPSPVGSGKVLNPSLGQISALFWNNNSIYHSLQVRLSKRMAHGFQIGGSYTWSKSIDDGSSTLAGDALANAIGSPPFFDVRLTRGVSDFDITHNAVINYTWIIPAPSAFSGLAHWLTDGWQLGGIYQASTGEPFSALVGGDPLGVNNGIIFDYPDRIRGSGCDSLTNSGDPINYVRTQCFQFPNPTNRLGNAGRNILRGPGLSAFDFSVFKNNHIRRISEQFNVQFRVEAFNILNHSNFAPPLKNNAQNSACCVFFDQSGNVISSGKLDSTSTTSRQLQFALKLTW encoded by the coding sequence ATGAGACTTCCACATTGCTGTGTTTTCGTCACATGTGCATGCGCGTTGTTGCTGCTCTGCGGTTCAATTCCGATAGCTGCGCAAGTCACTGGCGGCACCATCCTCGGCACTATCACTGACACCAGTGGCGCGGTCGTTCCAAAAGCAACTGTCACCGTCAAGAACCAAGCTACCGGCCTTACCCGTATCGTCTCGACCAATCAGGATGGCCTCTATCGCGCACCCAACCTAATTCCCGGGAAGTACCAAGTCAATGTTTCAGCCACTGGCTTTGCAACCGATGTTCGCAACGAAGTAACAGTTGATGTCGGCCAAGAGCTGCAGATTGATCTGCAGCTGCGCGTGGGCCACGCCACCGAGACTGTTGAGGTAACTGGAGAGCAGTCTGGGGTCACGACAACCACTGCAACTATTAGCGCAGTAGTGAGCGGCACTGAAATGCGTGAACTCCCGCTTAATGGTCGTGACTGGGCTTCGCTCGCAACACTCGAGCCCGGAGTTGCGCCCGTGCGAACTCAGATGGCGCTCGCGTCAGGAGCGAACGATCGGACCATCCGAGGCATTGGTTCCCAGCTCACAGTCGGTGGTACGCGCCCACAGCAGAACAACTATCGTCTGGACGGTATAAGCATTAATGACTCTTCAAACGGAGCGCCGGGCAGTGTGCTTGGTGCGAACCTCGGTGTAGACGCCATTCAGGAGTTCTCAGTTATTACCAACAATCCTTCAGCCGAATACGGCCGCAGCTCGGGCGGGATTGTGAACGCAATCACGCGATCTGGCAGCAATGCACTTCACGGATCTGCTTTTGAATTTTTTAGGAACAGCGCATTGGATGCGCGTAACTATTTTGATGGCCCTCGCGTTCCCCCTTTCAAGAGAAATCAGTTCGGCGGCAGCCTCGGAGGTCCGATTCTTAAAGACCGGACATTCTTCTTCGGTTCGTACGAGGGTTTGCGTCAAAGCTTGAGCATCACACAAGTCGACTCCGTTCCATCGCCGAATGCCCGAAATGGACAACTCACGGGTGGAAATGTTGTTGTCGATCCGAATGTGAAACCATACCTAGCTCTGTACCCGCTGCCTAATGGTGCGATCAACGGAAATTTCGGCACTTTCACGCTTGTCACTGCTCAGGTTGCGAACGAGGATTTTGCGACTGGGCGAGTCGATCACAAGCTTTCGAGTAAGGATTCCCTCGCCGGCACCTATATGTTTGACACGAGCACAAATTCGTCGCCAGATCCTTTCGATGCTGTGGTGATGGCTGCCGAATCGCGTCGTCAGCTCGTGAGTCTGGAGGAAACACACACCTTCAGTGCAAACTTTGTTAATGCCCTGCGCTTTGGATTTAGCCGCGTTCTGTCGGACGGCCCGAAGACACTGAGCGCCATCAACGCCGCAGCGAAGGATCCCTCGCTCGGTTTCTTGCCCGGAGCGAATGTTGGCAAGATTCAGGTCCCAGGATTAACTCAGTATCCAGGCGGCTTTGGGGCGACGGGTGAATATGATTTTCACTTTAATTCTTTCCAAGTGTATGACGATGCTTTCGTCACCAAAGGTGCACACAGTCTAAAGTTCGGCGTCGTGATCGAACATATCCTTGCTAATCAGGAAGGCAGAGCAAATCCCGCAGGTTTCTTTCAGTTCGGCTCGTTAGCCAACTTTCTAACCAACAAGCCAACTAGCTTTACCGCTGCAATTCCAGGACTGATTTCGCCGCGTGATTTGCGACAGACAATTTTCGGTACCTACGCAGCAGATGACATCCACTTTCGTCAGAACCTGACTTTTAACCTCGGGCTCAGGTACGAAATGGCGACCGTGCCGACCGAAGTAGGAGGAAAACTATCGAATCTTCGCAATCTGACGGATGCTGCACCTCACCTTGGTTCGCCATACTTTTCCAATCCAACATTGCTCAATTTCGAACCGCGCGTCGGCTTTTCCTGGGATCCTTTCAGTACCGGCAAGACTGCGATACGCGGCGCGCTTGGGATGTATGACGTCTTACCGCTCACCTATATGTTTGAAACCTTGACGATCTTGCCAGCTCCGTTTTTTGCTCAAGGGCGGGTGACGGGACTGGCGCAGGGAAGTTTTCCAACCGGAGCCTTTCCGCGCTTAGGAGCAACGACTTTCCGCTACGCGCATGTCGACCCAGACCCTTCACGCGCGTACGTCTTCCAGTGGAACTTCAATATTCAGCGCGAGCTTGCTCCGAACCTTACTGCGCTGGTCGGGTACATAGGTTCAAGAGGCGTTCACCTGCCGTATCGTAGCGAAGACGTCAATATGGTGCTCCCTACGCTAACCCCGCAAGGATACGTATGGCCTTCCCCTGTCGGCAGTGGCAAAGTGCTTAATCCCAGTTTGGGACAGATCAGCGCGCTGTTTTGGAATAACAATTCTATTTACCATTCTCTGCAAGTCCGTCTCTCCAAGCGAATGGCACACGGCTTCCAAATTGGTGGGTCCTACACTTGGTCAAAGAGCATCGATGACGGGTCCTCAACGCTCGCAGGAGACGCGTTAGCGAATGCCATTGGAAGTCCGCCCTTCTTTGACGTGAGACTGACTCGCGGTGTCTCGGATTTCGACATCACCCACAATGCGGTGATTAACTACACTTGGATTATTCCCGCTCCGTCAGCTTTTTCTGGCCTGGCGCACTGGCTCACCGACGGGTGGCAGTTAGGCGGAATTTATCAAGCGAGCACTGGAGAGCCGTTCAGCGCGCTGGTAGGCGGAGATCCGCTCGGCGTGAACAACGGGATCATCTTTGATTATCCTGACAGGATTCGGGGATCTGGTTGCGACTCGCTCACCAACTCCGGTGATCCGATTAATTATGTTCGAACTCAGTGCTTCCAGTTCCCCAATCCCACTAACCGCCTCGGGAACGCGGGCCGCAATATTCTCAGAGGTCCTGGCTTATCTGCCTTTGATTTTTCGGTTTTCAAGAACAACCACATTCGCAGGATTTCAGAACAGTTCAATGTTCAGTTCCG